Proteins from one Bacteroidota bacterium genomic window:
- a CDS encoding tetratricopeptide repeat protein — protein MLWIVVCIGLFGCQATEQEPAAADSQLVDLLDDARLVLADGHFALALALTDSVLVTQPASADAYFLRGQIMLQRRDTDAAEAAYAKTLELQPDYPSAWFNLGNIAFLRRQYSEAISRYDKEMTATEAQYEKYGTSYAVRYGETMSRLALQKGRAQRQLAEDDLAIAAFEQAIAYDSLNADAYADLSQSLKDTGQPEAAVPHATRALDLVPVDPDYNYILGALKHTLGAPKEAVPLLQRSIQLKPWLASARYSLGLALVELGEEDAGKLQLQLADTLQVLNDRIEKARFESQTYPDQHERWINLGRLLIQAGRVEDAVQPLSVAEALQPDDLTIKNDLANLALVRGDTLGATRKLEAILATAPDFADGWYNLGVVYAMQGAYGKAQEAWEQTLRHNPDHPEARQSIDRLPGS, from the coding sequence ATGTTGTGGATTGTGGTCTGTATTGGCCTTTTTGGGTGTCAGGCTACTGAACAGGAGCCGGCAGCGGCAGACTCCCAACTTGTTGATTTGTTGGATGATGCACGCCTCGTGCTTGCTGATGGACACTTTGCCCTCGCGCTGGCCTTAACAGACAGTGTGCTGGTTACGCAACCTGCATCAGCAGATGCGTATTTCTTGCGTGGGCAGATTATGCTCCAGCGCCGCGATACCGATGCGGCAGAAGCTGCTTATGCAAAGACCCTTGAATTACAACCTGATTACCCCTCCGCCTGGTTTAATCTGGGCAACATAGCGTTTCTGCGCCGGCAGTATTCTGAAGCCATATCGCGCTACGACAAAGAAATGACTGCTACTGAGGCGCAATACGAAAAGTATGGTACGTCTTACGCCGTGCGGTACGGTGAAACCATGAGCCGGTTGGCGCTGCAAAAAGGACGCGCGCAACGGCAATTGGCTGAAGACGATCTTGCTATCGCTGCATTTGAACAGGCCATTGCTTACGACAGCCTGAATGCTGATGCATACGCAGACCTGAGTCAGTCGCTCAAAGATACCGGCCAACCGGAAGCTGCTGTGCCTCACGCTACCCGAGCGCTGGACCTTGTACCTGTTGATCCTGATTATAATTACATCCTCGGGGCCCTTAAACACACGCTTGGTGCTCCCAAAGAGGCGGTGCCGCTGCTTCAACGGTCAATACAGCTAAAACCCTGGCTTGCTTCCGCAAGATATAGCCTTGGCCTGGCATTGGTTGAACTCGGTGAAGAGGACGCCGGTAAATTGCAGCTACAACTTGCTGACACCTTGCAGGTGTTAAATGACCGGATCGAGAAAGCACGGTTTGAATCGCAGACCTATCCTGACCAGCATGAACGTTGGATTAACCTGGGCCGTCTCCTGATTCAGGCCGGACGGGTTGAGGATGCAGTACAGCCTTTGTCCGTTGCTGAAGCCCTCCAGCCTGATGATCTGACCATAAAAAATGACCTCGCCAACCTGGCGCTTGTGCGTGGCGATACCCTTGGCGCAACCCGCAAGCTGGAGGCTATACTGGCAACTGCCCCTGACTTTGCTGATGGCTGGTACAATCTGGGCGTTGTGTATGCGATGCAAGGTGCATATGGCAAAGCCCAGGAGGCCTGGGAGCAAACGCTCAGGCACAATCCCGACCACCCCGAAGCCCGCCAGAGCATCGATAGATTACCGGGCTCCTGA
- a CDS encoding CRTAC1 family protein yields MDATHSAGLDTFQHTSGAAGNKWFPEIMGAGGGFIDFDGDGWQDILLVGGATWQNNNVPAVSLYRNERDGTFSDYTTTSGLAAQRAFGFGVAVGDVDNDRDEDFVLTTLTQNLLFRNEAGRFAAEKLDTTGAWSTAVLMIDANNDGWLDILAGNYVDWSPEQDRNCTLTTTDKEYCTPELYQGVGLQFYQNRGDGTFSRADTLAGFAGHPGKTLGMAMLDYNADGATDIVVTNDTARDLLFENQGDGTFVEKGLISGVALTGTGKASAGMGVDVGDIVGSGQPAILIGNFSKEMISVFQYRGNNRFRDAAIASGIGRPSLLPLTFGLSLLDVELDGDLDLLAINGHVHEGVAVLQEGITFAQPPQLFTNDGKGNFELVSPGKGSALEPAIVGRGAAYADYDNDGDLDVLVTTNNGPVYLWENESRRSGHVLRVSLRGTTSNTSAIGAEVTLVAGVKRFARQVKSGGSYLSASEQQLTFGLGTTAAIDSLLITWPSGIRESLTELPVDSHVLIQEGTGQFEIVRRF; encoded by the coding sequence TAGGAGGCGCTACCTGGCAAAACAACAACGTGCCGGCCGTGTCCCTTTACCGAAACGAAAGGGATGGCACCTTTAGCGACTATACCACAACATCCGGATTGGCTGCGCAGCGTGCTTTCGGGTTTGGCGTCGCTGTGGGGGACGTGGATAACGACCGCGATGAGGATTTTGTACTCACAACCCTTACGCAAAACCTGCTTTTTCGCAATGAAGCTGGCCGGTTTGCTGCCGAAAAACTGGATACCACCGGGGCGTGGAGTACCGCTGTCTTGATGATAGATGCCAACAACGATGGCTGGCTCGACATACTGGCCGGCAACTATGTGGACTGGTCACCCGAGCAAGACCGCAACTGCACGCTAACAACCACTGACAAGGAGTATTGCACACCCGAACTGTATCAGGGTGTGGGACTACAGTTTTACCAGAACAGGGGAGACGGCACATTTAGCCGGGCAGATACCCTTGCCGGTTTTGCCGGCCATCCCGGTAAGACGCTGGGCATGGCTATGCTGGATTACAACGCGGATGGTGCAACGGATATCGTGGTTACGAACGACACTGCACGAGACCTGCTCTTCGAAAACCAGGGAGATGGTACGTTTGTAGAAAAAGGACTGATTAGCGGCGTTGCCCTCACCGGCACAGGCAAGGCAAGTGCCGGCATGGGCGTTGATGTCGGAGATATTGTTGGGTCTGGTCAGCCGGCCATCCTGATAGGTAACTTTTCCAAAGAGATGATCAGTGTGTTCCAGTATCGAGGGAATAACCGTTTTCGAGATGCTGCTATAGCCTCCGGTATCGGGCGGCCAAGTTTGCTACCCTTGACTTTTGGATTGTCTCTGCTGGACGTAGAGTTGGACGGGGATCTGGATCTGTTGGCGATAAACGGACATGTGCATGAAGGTGTCGCAGTGCTACAAGAGGGGATAACGTTTGCACAGCCGCCGCAGTTGTTTACCAATGACGGGAAAGGCAACTTTGAACTGGTCTCACCTGGTAAAGGGTCAGCCCTGGAGCCTGCCATTGTTGGTCGTGGGGCTGCGTATGCTGACTATGATAACGACGGCGACCTGGATGTACTGGTTACAACCAACAATGGACCAGTATACCTCTGGGAGAATGAATCACGGCGTAGCGGACATGTATTGCGGGTATCCTTGCGCGGCACTACTTCAAATACCAGCGCCATTGGGGCGGAGGTGACTTTGGTTGCCGGCGTAAAAAGGTTCGCGCGGCAGGTCAAATCGGGTGGCAGTTATCTTTCTGCGTCTGAACAGCAGCTGACCTTTGGCCTGGGCACAACCGCTGCAATAGATTCGCTGTTGATTACCTGGCCGTCCGGCATCCGCGAATCGCTGACCGAACTCCCTGTGGATAGTCATGTTCTGATTCAAGAGGGGACAGGGCAATTTGAGATAGTTCGTCGTTTTTGA